One Punica granatum isolate Tunisia-2019 chromosome 3, ASM765513v2, whole genome shotgun sequence genomic window carries:
- the LOC116198856 gene encoding probable protein phosphatase 2C 63 — protein sequence MLEMCYRPLEKCFGGEDEGDDLMWHKGLKPHSFGDFSMAVVQANSALEDQGQVLTTPSATYVGVYDGHGGPEASRFITHSLFSFLHKLTLEQGGLSADVIRKAYRATEEEFLHLVRQSMPHKPQFASVGSCCLVGAISKGMLYVANLGDSRAVLGRRVSENHPHTNGRVMAERLSNDHNVCFEEVRKEVEALHPDDSQIVVCTRGVWRIKGIIQVSRSIGDFYLKKAEFHQDPFLQQFGSSFPLKRPLMTAEPSILIRELEPEDLFLIFASDGLWEHLTDEAAVETVQKNPRTGIAKRLVRAALQEAARKREMRYEDIKRIKKGTRRHFHDDITVIVMFLDHSNKGSRAKLRGHFDCTNAPVDIFSLNAQGETVSSI from the exons ATGTTGGAGATGTGTTATAGGCCTCTAGAGAAGTGTTTTGGAGGTGAAGACGAGGGGGATGATCTGATGTGGCACAAGGGGCTGAAGCCGCACTCTTTCGGGGATTTCTCCATGGCGGTGGTTCAGGCGAACTCAGCACTGGAGGACCAAGGCCAGGTCTTGACCACCCCTTCTGCCACCTATGTCGGAGTCTACGACGGCCATGGCGGACCGGAGGCCTCCCGCTTCATCACCCactctctcttctccttcctccacA AATTAACGTTAGAACAAGGGGGACTCTCTGCGGATGTGATAAGGAAGGCGTACAGAGCCACGGAGGAGGAGTTCCTCCACCTGGTGAGACAGTCAATGCCTCACAAGCCACAGTTTGCTTCGGTCGGTTCATGCTGCCTTGTTGGAGCAATATCGAAAGGGATGCTGTACGTGGCGAACCTTGGTGACTCAAGGGCGGTTCTTGGTCGCCGGGTTTCTGAGAATCACCCTCATACGAATGGTAGAGTGATGGCAGAGAGGCTATCAAACGATCACAATGTGTGCTTCGAGGAGGTTAGGAAGGAGGTCGAGGCACTCCATCCCGATGATTCGCAGATAGTTGTCTGCACCCGTGGGGTATGGCGAATTAAGGGCATTATTCAG GTTTCGCGATCAATAGGGGACTTCTATCTAAAAAAGGCCGAGTTCCATCAAGACCCTTTTCTGCAGCAGTTCGGTTCATCTTTTCCTCTGAAAAGACCACTAATGACAGCTGAACCTTCGATACTGATCCGTGAGCTAGAGCCGGAAGATTTATTCCTAATATTTGCGTCGGACGGTCTATGGGAGCACCTAACTGATGAAGCAGCCGTGGAAACTGTCCAAAAAAATCCTCGAACT GGAATTGCGAAGCGATTGGTGAGAGCCGCCCTTCAGGAGGCTGCTAGGAAAAGAGAGATGaggtacgaagacattaaaAGGATCAAGAAGGGCACACGGCGGCATTTCCATGATGATATTACCGTGATCGTGATGTTCCTTGACCATTCCAACAAGGGTTCCCGAGCCAAACTACGGGGGCATTTCGACTGCACGAATGCTCCGGTTGACATTTTCTCACTTAACGCACAAGGGGAAACTGTCTCGTCAATCTAG
- the LOC116200821 gene encoding probable esterase KAI2, which yields MGIVETAHNVKVLGSGNPQTIVLAHGFGTDQSVWKHLVPHLVDLYRVILYDNMGAGTTNPEYFDFDRYSTLEGYAYDLLAILEELQIQSCIFVGHSVSAMIGAIASITRPDLFTKIVMLSGSPRYLNDFDYYGGFEQEDLEQLFEAMRENYKAWCSGFAPLAVGGDMDSIAVQEFSRTLFNMRPDIALSVGRTIFNSDMRSILAMVTVPCHVVQSMKDLAVPVAVSEYLHQHLGGESIVEVMSSDGHLPQLSSPDIVIPVLLRHIQSDIAA from the exons ATGGGGATAGTAGAGACAGCCCACAACGTGAAGGTCCTGGGGTCGGGCAACCCACAGACGATAGTCCTGGCCCACGGGTTCGGGACCGACCAGTCTGTGTGGAAGCACCTCGTCCCCCACCTCGTCGACCTATACCGCGTCATCCTCTACGACAACATGGGTGCCGGCACCACCAATCCTGAGTACTTCGACTTTGACCG GTACTCGACGCTAGAAGGGTATGCGTATGACCTGCTGGCAATCCTGGAGGAGCTCCAGATTCAGTCGTGCATCTTCGTGGGACACTCCGTCTCGGCAATGATCGGAGCCATAGCCTCCATCACCAGGCCCGACTTGTTCACCAAGATTGTCATGCTCTCTGGCTCTCCGAG GTACTTGAACGACTTCGACTACTATGGAGGGTTCGAGCAGGAGGACCTGGAGCAGCTGTTCGAAGCGATGCGAGAGAACTACAAGGCGTGGTGCTCGGGGTTCGCGCCGCTGGCGGTGGGTGGGGACATGGACTCGATCGCGGTCCAGGAGTTCAGCAGGACACTTTTCAACATGAGACCTGACATAGCCTTGAGTGTAGGCCGGACCATATTCAACAGTGACATGCGGTCCATACTGGCAATGGTCACTGTCCCGTGCCACGTCGTGCAGAGCATGAAGGACCTAGCGGTGCCAGTGGCGGTGTCCGAGTACCTCCATCAGCACCTGGGCGGCGAGTCCATCGTCGAGGTCATGTCCTCCGACGGCCACCTCCCGCAGCTCAGCTCCCCGGACATCGTCATCCCCGTGCTGCTCAGGCATATCCAAAGCGACATTGCAGCTTGA
- the LOC116198864 gene encoding lysine-rich arabinogalactan protein 18-like: protein MACKSIVAVALLCMVVAGVGAQSPAAAPTKSTSTPPPATAPAKSPSATVTAPVASPTSSPPASAPASETVPPTPATPAATPAPPPATTAPPPAPVSSPPAPVPVSSPPPVPAPAKSPPSPAPVSSPPVATETPAPAPSKKKHAAPAPAPALLSPPAPPAASPGPSDDAFSPGPSSTLNDESGAERIHKVVGGLVVALGWAVFGLIL from the exons ATGGCTTGCAAAAGCATTGTAGCAGTCGCATTGCTCTGCATGGTAGTGGCCGGTGTCGGCGCCCAGTCCCCAGCGGCTGCTCCGACGAAATCCACCTcgactcctcctcctgctaCCGCTCCCGCTAAATCTCCATCGGCCACAGTAACTGCCCCCGTCGCATCGCCGACGTCCTCGCCCCCTGCTTCCGCTCCAGCCTCGGAGACTGTTCCACCCACCCCGGCCACTCCAGCGGCCACGCCCGCACCTCCCCCAGCCACGACCGCACCCCCACCTGCCCCGGTGAGCTCCCCGCCAGCTCCAGTGCCGGTGAGCTCACCACCACCGGTGCCTGCCCCTGCAAAGTCTCCCCCTTCACCTGCCCCGGTGAGCTCCCCTCCGGTCGCAACAGAAACTCCAGCTCCAGCTCCAAGCAAGAAGAAGCACGCTGCCCCAGCTCCTGCACCGGCATTGCTCAGCCCACCTGCTCCTCCGGCAGCCTCGCCCGGGCCGAGCGATGACGCCTTCTCTCCTGGACCGTCGTCAACATTGAACGATGAG AGTGGAGCAGAAAGGATCCATAAGGTTGTGGGGGGCCTGGTGGTGGCATTGGGATGGGCTGTCTTTGGTCTGATCCTGTAG
- the LOC116201133 gene encoding uncharacterized protein LOC116201133 isoform X1 yields MNVSVNLRLCSEPKKRGSFLSFSMASPSLQSLYVLYSIPLPLPLSLFLEYRDSCKKHHVLPNAALLSWFSKADEEKTRYRKYNIAILLDQLMNGDLFPLIDVFQSIGTFEFERVDILHESSCHLNAELLLSLLRAANEKLDVVDLQDMSFGEDFFSDLSQNGISCRVLNLWSVHLQKLNMVGKFTQLHTLNLDFCASITNFHKDCFSGMPNLMRLSLCETRVSNLWAATTALSNLPSLVELRFQKCLCCWDTGPCHSLYGEKLKLLDSDDSDVKLCDQLGRMGFSRQAELEKKIQDGGQPLVKQHPRAMDQSLKKYISHHPSPICYEKHYREYMIVSLPCLKVLDNLLILKKEKEMARHVFSSCYEYLPYKRKHRESVADILHKREMGTGNLYHPRSIKRKDPGFRSASPSFYSRALSAAKFGSSTWPLVEPVSKFSHLIKDETRQLRPRQFEYHPSEPDLMVFGTLDGEIVVINSENRKIVSFLPSAGTDNSILGLSWLKKYPSMLIAGSDNGSLKLFDIDSKQPNISDQFHNNYVKATFNDFEQLTSVHVNSTDEQFLASGYSRDLALYDIGTGKRIELFTDLHREPINVAKFAYHSPFMFATSSFDRDVKMWDLRQKMVRPCYTASSSRGNIMACFSPDDLYLLVSAVDNEVKQLLAVDGRPHTNFEIAPTGSSHNYTRSYYMNGRDYIISGSCDEQVVRVCCAQTGRRLRDVYVEDGESGNSLYIQSLRGDPFRDFHLSVLAASTRLSSKLEIMKINLLTSDQDAKEHAHAPSVRPSFSLGG; encoded by the exons ATGAATGTATCTGTGAATCTCCGTCTTTGTTCAGAAccaaagaaaagaggaagctTCCTTTCCTTCTCCATGGCCAGCCCAAGCTTGCAATCTCTGTATGTCCTGTACTCcatccctctccctctccctctatCTCTCTTTCTAGA GTATCGGGATTCTTGCAAGAAGCATCATGTGCTGCCAAATGCTGCTCTCTTGTCATGGTTCTCAAAG GCGGATGAAGAGAAGACTCGGTACAGGAAGTATAACATAGCCATCTTGCTGGACCAACTAATGAATGGTGATCTGTTCCCACTAATTGATGTGTTCCAATCCATTGGCACTTTCGAATTTGAAAGGGTTGACATACTTCACGAGTCGTCCTGTCACTTGAATGCGGAGCTTTTGCTGTCTTTATTGAGGGCAGCCAATGAAAAGCTTGATGTGGTCGATCTCCAAGACATGTCCTTCGGGGAAGACTTTTTCAG TGATCTAAGCCAGAATGGTATTTCCTGCCGAGTGCTAAACTTGTGGTCCGTCCACTTACAGAAGCTGAACATGGTTGGGAAATTTACGCAGCTCCACACGCTGAACTTGGACTTTTGTGCTTCAATCACGAACTTCCACAAGGACTGCTTCTCAGGCATGCCAAATCTCATGCGACTATCATTGTGTGAGACGAGAGTTTCCAATCTCTGGGCAGCGACTACTGCACTATCAAATCTCCCTTCTCTTGTGGAACTACGGTTTCAGAAGTGTCTGTGTTGTTGGGACACAGGCCCATGCCACTCCCTGTATGGTGAGAAACTGAAGTTACTTGATTCTGACGATAGTGATGTCAAACTCTGTGATCAGCTCGGACGAATGGGATTCAGTAGACAGGCTGAGCTAGAAAAAAAG ATTCAAGATGGAGGCCAGCCTTTAGTGAAGCAGCATCCGAGGGCCATGGACCAGtccttaaaaaaatacatcTCACACCATCCTTCTCCGATATGCTATGAGAAACACTACAGGGAGTACATGATTGTTTCACTCCCTTGTCTGAAGGTCTTGGACAATCTTCTGATTctaaaaaaggagaaagaaatgGCCAGGCATGTCTTCTCGAGCTGCTACGAATACCTACCCTATAAAAGGAAGCACAGGGAGAGTGTGGCAGATATTTTGCATAAGCGTGAAATGGGGACAGGCAATCTTTACCACCCAAGATCCATTAAGAGGAAGGATCCAGGGTTCAGGAGTGCTAGCCCATCTTTCTACTCAAGGGCCCTCAGCGCTGCCAAATTTGGGTCTTCAACTTGGCCGCTTGTGGAGCCAGTGTCGAAATTCAGCCACCTCATCAAGGATGAGACCAGGCAGCTCCGCCCAAGGCAGTTTGAGTATCATCCATCGGAGCCAGACCTTATGGTATTTGGGACTCTTGATGGAGAAATCGTTGTTATAAACTCAGAGAATAGGAAGATTGTTAGTTTTCTACCATCAGCTGGGACTGATAACAGTATTTTAGGCCTCTCCTGGCTAAAAAAATATCCATCCATG CTTATTGCTGGTTCAGATAATGGTTCGTTGAAGTTGTTTGACATCGACTCCAAACAGCCAAACATCTCGGACCAATTCCACAATAATTACGTGAAAGCCACTTTCAATGATTTTGAGCAGTTGACCTCCGTCCACGTCAACTCCACGGATGAGCAGTTTCTCGCAAGTGGATACTCGAGAGACTTGGCCCTTTATGACATTGGAACTGGGAAACGGATTGAGCTCTTCACTGACTTGCACAGAGAGCCCATAAATGTTGCCAAATTCGCCTACCACTCTCCTTTCATGTTTGCAACCTCATCATTCGACCGCGATGTGAAGATGTGGGATCTGAGGCAGAAAATGGTGCGGCCCTGTTACACGGCCTCGAGCTCAAGGGGGAACATCATGGCTTGCTTCTCCCCAGATGACCTCTATCTTCTTGTCTCGGCAGTCGATAATGAG GTTAAGCAACTATTGGCTGTCGATGGGAGGCCCCACACGAACTTTGAGATAGCTCCTACTGGGAGCTCTCATAACTACACCAGATCATACTACATGAATGGTAGAGACTACATTATTAGCGGTAGTTGTGACGAGCAAGTGGTGCGTGTTTGCTGTGCTCAAACAGGAAGGCGTTTAAGGGATGTTTATGTAGAG GATGGCGAATCGGGAAATTCCTTGTATATCCAGTCCCTGAGAGGTGATCCTTTCCGG GACTTCCACCTGAGTGTTCTTGCGGCTTCTACCCGCCTGAGCTCGAAGTTGGAGATCATGAAG ATCAATTTGCTCACATCCGATCAGGACGCCAAAGAACATGCTCACGCTCCGTCGGTCCGTCCCTCCTTCAGCCTTGGCGGCTAA
- the LOC116201133 gene encoding uncharacterized protein LOC116201133 isoform X2, which produces MNVSVNLRLCSEPKKRGSFLSFSMASPSLQSLYRDSCKKHHVLPNAALLSWFSKADEEKTRYRKYNIAILLDQLMNGDLFPLIDVFQSIGTFEFERVDILHESSCHLNAELLLSLLRAANEKLDVVDLQDMSFGEDFFSDLSQNGISCRVLNLWSVHLQKLNMVGKFTQLHTLNLDFCASITNFHKDCFSGMPNLMRLSLCETRVSNLWAATTALSNLPSLVELRFQKCLCCWDTGPCHSLYGEKLKLLDSDDSDVKLCDQLGRMGFSRQAELEKKIQDGGQPLVKQHPRAMDQSLKKYISHHPSPICYEKHYREYMIVSLPCLKVLDNLLILKKEKEMARHVFSSCYEYLPYKRKHRESVADILHKREMGTGNLYHPRSIKRKDPGFRSASPSFYSRALSAAKFGSSTWPLVEPVSKFSHLIKDETRQLRPRQFEYHPSEPDLMVFGTLDGEIVVINSENRKIVSFLPSAGTDNSILGLSWLKKYPSMLIAGSDNGSLKLFDIDSKQPNISDQFHNNYVKATFNDFEQLTSVHVNSTDEQFLASGYSRDLALYDIGTGKRIELFTDLHREPINVAKFAYHSPFMFATSSFDRDVKMWDLRQKMVRPCYTASSSRGNIMACFSPDDLYLLVSAVDNEVKQLLAVDGRPHTNFEIAPTGSSHNYTRSYYMNGRDYIISGSCDEQVVRVCCAQTGRRLRDVYVEDGESGNSLYIQSLRGDPFRDFHLSVLAASTRLSSKLEIMKINLLTSDQDAKEHAHAPSVRPSFSLGG; this is translated from the exons ATGAATGTATCTGTGAATCTCCGTCTTTGTTCAGAAccaaagaaaagaggaagctTCCTTTCCTTCTCCATGGCCAGCCCAAGCTTGCAATCTCT GTATCGGGATTCTTGCAAGAAGCATCATGTGCTGCCAAATGCTGCTCTCTTGTCATGGTTCTCAAAG GCGGATGAAGAGAAGACTCGGTACAGGAAGTATAACATAGCCATCTTGCTGGACCAACTAATGAATGGTGATCTGTTCCCACTAATTGATGTGTTCCAATCCATTGGCACTTTCGAATTTGAAAGGGTTGACATACTTCACGAGTCGTCCTGTCACTTGAATGCGGAGCTTTTGCTGTCTTTATTGAGGGCAGCCAATGAAAAGCTTGATGTGGTCGATCTCCAAGACATGTCCTTCGGGGAAGACTTTTTCAG TGATCTAAGCCAGAATGGTATTTCCTGCCGAGTGCTAAACTTGTGGTCCGTCCACTTACAGAAGCTGAACATGGTTGGGAAATTTACGCAGCTCCACACGCTGAACTTGGACTTTTGTGCTTCAATCACGAACTTCCACAAGGACTGCTTCTCAGGCATGCCAAATCTCATGCGACTATCATTGTGTGAGACGAGAGTTTCCAATCTCTGGGCAGCGACTACTGCACTATCAAATCTCCCTTCTCTTGTGGAACTACGGTTTCAGAAGTGTCTGTGTTGTTGGGACACAGGCCCATGCCACTCCCTGTATGGTGAGAAACTGAAGTTACTTGATTCTGACGATAGTGATGTCAAACTCTGTGATCAGCTCGGACGAATGGGATTCAGTAGACAGGCTGAGCTAGAAAAAAAG ATTCAAGATGGAGGCCAGCCTTTAGTGAAGCAGCATCCGAGGGCCATGGACCAGtccttaaaaaaatacatcTCACACCATCCTTCTCCGATATGCTATGAGAAACACTACAGGGAGTACATGATTGTTTCACTCCCTTGTCTGAAGGTCTTGGACAATCTTCTGATTctaaaaaaggagaaagaaatgGCCAGGCATGTCTTCTCGAGCTGCTACGAATACCTACCCTATAAAAGGAAGCACAGGGAGAGTGTGGCAGATATTTTGCATAAGCGTGAAATGGGGACAGGCAATCTTTACCACCCAAGATCCATTAAGAGGAAGGATCCAGGGTTCAGGAGTGCTAGCCCATCTTTCTACTCAAGGGCCCTCAGCGCTGCCAAATTTGGGTCTTCAACTTGGCCGCTTGTGGAGCCAGTGTCGAAATTCAGCCACCTCATCAAGGATGAGACCAGGCAGCTCCGCCCAAGGCAGTTTGAGTATCATCCATCGGAGCCAGACCTTATGGTATTTGGGACTCTTGATGGAGAAATCGTTGTTATAAACTCAGAGAATAGGAAGATTGTTAGTTTTCTACCATCAGCTGGGACTGATAACAGTATTTTAGGCCTCTCCTGGCTAAAAAAATATCCATCCATG CTTATTGCTGGTTCAGATAATGGTTCGTTGAAGTTGTTTGACATCGACTCCAAACAGCCAAACATCTCGGACCAATTCCACAATAATTACGTGAAAGCCACTTTCAATGATTTTGAGCAGTTGACCTCCGTCCACGTCAACTCCACGGATGAGCAGTTTCTCGCAAGTGGATACTCGAGAGACTTGGCCCTTTATGACATTGGAACTGGGAAACGGATTGAGCTCTTCACTGACTTGCACAGAGAGCCCATAAATGTTGCCAAATTCGCCTACCACTCTCCTTTCATGTTTGCAACCTCATCATTCGACCGCGATGTGAAGATGTGGGATCTGAGGCAGAAAATGGTGCGGCCCTGTTACACGGCCTCGAGCTCAAGGGGGAACATCATGGCTTGCTTCTCCCCAGATGACCTCTATCTTCTTGTCTCGGCAGTCGATAATGAG GTTAAGCAACTATTGGCTGTCGATGGGAGGCCCCACACGAACTTTGAGATAGCTCCTACTGGGAGCTCTCATAACTACACCAGATCATACTACATGAATGGTAGAGACTACATTATTAGCGGTAGTTGTGACGAGCAAGTGGTGCGTGTTTGCTGTGCTCAAACAGGAAGGCGTTTAAGGGATGTTTATGTAGAG GATGGCGAATCGGGAAATTCCTTGTATATCCAGTCCCTGAGAGGTGATCCTTTCCGG GACTTCCACCTGAGTGTTCTTGCGGCTTCTACCCGCCTGAGCTCGAAGTTGGAGATCATGAAG ATCAATTTGCTCACATCCGATCAGGACGCCAAAGAACATGCTCACGCTCCGTCGGTCCGTCCCTCCTTCAGCCTTGGCGGCTAA
- the LOC116201133 gene encoding uncharacterized protein LOC116201133 isoform X3, with the protein MYVEYRDSCKKHHVLPNAALLSWFSKADEEKTRYRKYNIAILLDQLMNGDLFPLIDVFQSIGTFEFERVDILHESSCHLNAELLLSLLRAANEKLDVVDLQDMSFGEDFFSDLSQNGISCRVLNLWSVHLQKLNMVGKFTQLHTLNLDFCASITNFHKDCFSGMPNLMRLSLCETRVSNLWAATTALSNLPSLVELRFQKCLCCWDTGPCHSLYGEKLKLLDSDDSDVKLCDQLGRMGFSRQAELEKKIQDGGQPLVKQHPRAMDQSLKKYISHHPSPICYEKHYREYMIVSLPCLKVLDNLLILKKEKEMARHVFSSCYEYLPYKRKHRESVADILHKREMGTGNLYHPRSIKRKDPGFRSASPSFYSRALSAAKFGSSTWPLVEPVSKFSHLIKDETRQLRPRQFEYHPSEPDLMVFGTLDGEIVVINSENRKIVSFLPSAGTDNSILGLSWLKKYPSMLIAGSDNGSLKLFDIDSKQPNISDQFHNNYVKATFNDFEQLTSVHVNSTDEQFLASGYSRDLALYDIGTGKRIELFTDLHREPINVAKFAYHSPFMFATSSFDRDVKMWDLRQKMVRPCYTASSSRGNIMACFSPDDLYLLVSAVDNEVKQLLAVDGRPHTNFEIAPTGSSHNYTRSYYMNGRDYIISGSCDEQVVRVCCAQTGRRLRDVYVEDGESGNSLYIQSLRGDPFRDFHLSVLAASTRLSSKLEIMKINLLTSDQDAKEHAHAPSVRPSFSLGG; encoded by the exons ATGTATGTTGA GTATCGGGATTCTTGCAAGAAGCATCATGTGCTGCCAAATGCTGCTCTCTTGTCATGGTTCTCAAAG GCGGATGAAGAGAAGACTCGGTACAGGAAGTATAACATAGCCATCTTGCTGGACCAACTAATGAATGGTGATCTGTTCCCACTAATTGATGTGTTCCAATCCATTGGCACTTTCGAATTTGAAAGGGTTGACATACTTCACGAGTCGTCCTGTCACTTGAATGCGGAGCTTTTGCTGTCTTTATTGAGGGCAGCCAATGAAAAGCTTGATGTGGTCGATCTCCAAGACATGTCCTTCGGGGAAGACTTTTTCAG TGATCTAAGCCAGAATGGTATTTCCTGCCGAGTGCTAAACTTGTGGTCCGTCCACTTACAGAAGCTGAACATGGTTGGGAAATTTACGCAGCTCCACACGCTGAACTTGGACTTTTGTGCTTCAATCACGAACTTCCACAAGGACTGCTTCTCAGGCATGCCAAATCTCATGCGACTATCATTGTGTGAGACGAGAGTTTCCAATCTCTGGGCAGCGACTACTGCACTATCAAATCTCCCTTCTCTTGTGGAACTACGGTTTCAGAAGTGTCTGTGTTGTTGGGACACAGGCCCATGCCACTCCCTGTATGGTGAGAAACTGAAGTTACTTGATTCTGACGATAGTGATGTCAAACTCTGTGATCAGCTCGGACGAATGGGATTCAGTAGACAGGCTGAGCTAGAAAAAAAG ATTCAAGATGGAGGCCAGCCTTTAGTGAAGCAGCATCCGAGGGCCATGGACCAGtccttaaaaaaatacatcTCACACCATCCTTCTCCGATATGCTATGAGAAACACTACAGGGAGTACATGATTGTTTCACTCCCTTGTCTGAAGGTCTTGGACAATCTTCTGATTctaaaaaaggagaaagaaatgGCCAGGCATGTCTTCTCGAGCTGCTACGAATACCTACCCTATAAAAGGAAGCACAGGGAGAGTGTGGCAGATATTTTGCATAAGCGTGAAATGGGGACAGGCAATCTTTACCACCCAAGATCCATTAAGAGGAAGGATCCAGGGTTCAGGAGTGCTAGCCCATCTTTCTACTCAAGGGCCCTCAGCGCTGCCAAATTTGGGTCTTCAACTTGGCCGCTTGTGGAGCCAGTGTCGAAATTCAGCCACCTCATCAAGGATGAGACCAGGCAGCTCCGCCCAAGGCAGTTTGAGTATCATCCATCGGAGCCAGACCTTATGGTATTTGGGACTCTTGATGGAGAAATCGTTGTTATAAACTCAGAGAATAGGAAGATTGTTAGTTTTCTACCATCAGCTGGGACTGATAACAGTATTTTAGGCCTCTCCTGGCTAAAAAAATATCCATCCATG CTTATTGCTGGTTCAGATAATGGTTCGTTGAAGTTGTTTGACATCGACTCCAAACAGCCAAACATCTCGGACCAATTCCACAATAATTACGTGAAAGCCACTTTCAATGATTTTGAGCAGTTGACCTCCGTCCACGTCAACTCCACGGATGAGCAGTTTCTCGCAAGTGGATACTCGAGAGACTTGGCCCTTTATGACATTGGAACTGGGAAACGGATTGAGCTCTTCACTGACTTGCACAGAGAGCCCATAAATGTTGCCAAATTCGCCTACCACTCTCCTTTCATGTTTGCAACCTCATCATTCGACCGCGATGTGAAGATGTGGGATCTGAGGCAGAAAATGGTGCGGCCCTGTTACACGGCCTCGAGCTCAAGGGGGAACATCATGGCTTGCTTCTCCCCAGATGACCTCTATCTTCTTGTCTCGGCAGTCGATAATGAG GTTAAGCAACTATTGGCTGTCGATGGGAGGCCCCACACGAACTTTGAGATAGCTCCTACTGGGAGCTCTCATAACTACACCAGATCATACTACATGAATGGTAGAGACTACATTATTAGCGGTAGTTGTGACGAGCAAGTGGTGCGTGTTTGCTGTGCTCAAACAGGAAGGCGTTTAAGGGATGTTTATGTAGAG GATGGCGAATCGGGAAATTCCTTGTATATCCAGTCCCTGAGAGGTGATCCTTTCCGG GACTTCCACCTGAGTGTTCTTGCGGCTTCTACCCGCCTGAGCTCGAAGTTGGAGATCATGAAG ATCAATTTGCTCACATCCGATCAGGACGCCAAAGAACATGCTCACGCTCCGTCGGTCCGTCCCTCCTTCAGCCTTGGCGGCTAA